A window from Bombus fervidus isolate BK054 chromosome 12, iyBomFerv1, whole genome shotgun sequence encodes these proteins:
- the Sta gene encoding stubarista 40S ribosomal protein SA, whose protein sequence is MSGGLDVLSLKEDDVTKMLAAYTHLGAENVNFQMEQYVYKKKSDGISIINLRHTWEKLLLAARAIVAIEHPSEVFVISCRQTGQRAVLKFAQHTGATPIAGRFTPGAFTNQIQSAFREPRLLIVTDPSTDHQPITEASYVNIPVIAFCNTDSPLRFVDIAIPCNTKSLHCVGLMWWLLAREVLRLRGSIARETKWDVVVDLFFYRDPEEAEKEEQAAKEIAPAKEFAGTVEVTTAAEPGWVNEVDTGTVAPENWADEVATPTAAAIPTAGAAQAFPASGDWAAQTSDEWSTTAPSATGQSWGGATTEKW, encoded by the exons ATGTCAGGAGGTTTAGACGTATTGTCTCTTAAAGAGGATGATGTTACTAAAATGTTAGCTGCATATACGCACCTAGGTGCTGAAAATGTGAACTTCCAAATGGAGCAATATGTGTACAAGAAGAAGAGCGATG gtATCAGCATTATTAATCTGCGTCATACTTGGGAGAAATTGCTATTAGCAGCACGTGCCATTGTTGCTATTGAACATCCTAGTGAAGTGTTTGTTATCAGTTGCCGCCAAACCGGGCAAAGAGCTGTTCTGAAATTTGCGCAGCATACTGGAGCTACTCCTATTGCTGGACGTTTTACTCCTGGTGCTTTCACTAATCAAATTCAA TCTGCATTCCGTGAACCACGTCTGTTGATCGTTACTGATCCATCTACCGATCATCAGCCAATTACCGAGGCCAGTTACGTGAATATCCCAGTAATTGCTTTTTGTAACACCGACTCACCTCTTCGTTTCGTCGATATTGCAATTCCCTGTAATACAAAGAGTCTTCATTGTGTTGGTCTTATGTGGTGGTTGTTGGCAAGAGAAGTACTGAGATTAAGAGGCTCTATTGCTCGTGAAACCAAGTGGGATGTTGTCGTCGACTTGTTCTTTTACAGAGATCCAGAGGAG GCTGAGAAGGAAGAACAAGCTGCCAAGGAAATTGCACCTGCTAAAGAGTTTGCAGGAACGGTTGAAGTTACAACTGCTGCTGAACCTGGATGGGTCAATGAAGTTGACACTGGTACCGTAGCTCCTGAAAATTGGGCAGACGAAGTAGCAACTCCAACTGCAGCAGCTATTCCGACTGCAGGAGCTGCACAAGCATTCCCAGCTAGTGGGGACTGGGCTGCTcag ACTTCGGACGAATGGTCCACTACAGCACCATCTGCCACAGGACAAAGTTGGGGAGGTGCCACAACAGAGAAGTGGTAA
- the Asun gene encoding integrator complex subunit 13 asun produces the protein MYPANHKTIFVLDHTPYFGISTEAPIEFDFLKSRGQNLIPLAPVCKSLWTSSVEASLEYCRIVWDLFPTGKLIRFVVTDRAAYVLNSWSPSQQNLNHIMNGTAILGIPTKMPKPGEDYSVIHGLRVAIETLNECSEIQHDKRTSLNENTSKLVNRGRVICITSARDNSNMKNLENIFLNELTQENKTALASDHLIPVDYCHLVILNIFPNNIESQVTSQGPREVSPLLTVEVHSIKAPALHSKLSHLILSHYDLASTTVTGIPMKEEQNASSSANYDVEIFHSSAAHSAILKGNPQDSALIKTFRRFEEGSEYETVTLKWCTPRGCSAAEMQNCTAMHRITPVDVNSRPSSCLINFLLNGRSVMLEMARKSGGKTISHLLAAHGGEIFIHTLSTARSVLEDPPSISEGCGGRVTDYRITDFGRLMRNNVLVPLKRSTNCNTEGPAEKMRSRLERHTKYWPITISSTLMFNLKQLIDPLPDLMVKEELTAEEVVQCKQVIFSLLQLEAKHETLPLPSIGGGRGGKGGVRREEHYRLLWGELETFLKHHSNNSAAHSEVLTCLLEVRSKDDKDKVELDQALRELDGFGKEDVTARASVIRATTDSPMSPPPSTSMSLGKQLHKGSLHAPKSLLDIWLQRSGPKEKKPDFHGRVNSDGPKAKLYPNLKETGREPREPILEG, from the exons ATGTATCCGGCAAAtcataaaactatttttgtTTTGGATCACACGCCATATTTTGGTATATCTACTGAAGCTCCAATAGAATTTGATTTTCTAAAGAGTCGCGGTCAAAACTTAATTCCTTTGGCACCTGTTTGTAAATCTCTATGGACCAGCAGTGTAGAAGCTTCACTAGAATACTGTAGAATAGTGTGGGATCTCTTCCCAACTGGAAAAttg ATAAGATTTGTTGTAACCGATCGTGCAGCATATGTATTGAACTCATGGAGTCCATCGCAGCAAAATTTAAATCAT ATAATGAATGGCACAGCCATTCTAGGAATACCAACGAAGATGCCAAAACCTGGAGAAGATTATTCAGTTATACATGGTTTGAGAGTAGCAATTGAAACGCTTAACGAATGCTCAGAAATTCAACATGACAAGAGAACATCATTAAATGAGAATACTAGTAAGCTTGTTAATAGAGGAAGAGTGATATGTATTACTAGTGCACGAGATAATAGCAACATGAAAAacttggaaaatatatttttgaatgaGTTAactcaagaaaataaaactgcTTTAGCTTCAGATCA TTTAATACCAGTAGATTATTGTCATTTAGTTATACTGAACATCTTCCCTAATAATATCGAGTCACAAGTTACTAGTCAGGGACCAAGAgag gtTTCACCATTGTTAACAGTAGAAGTACATTCTATTAAGGCACCCGCATTACATTCAAAATTGTCTCACTTAATTTTATCTCACTATGATTTAGCTAGTACAACAGTAACCGGTATACCAATGAAAGAAGAACAGAATGCTAGTTCTTCTGCAAATTATGACGTCGAGATATTTCATTCTTCAGCTGCCCATTCAGCAATTTTAAAAG GAAACCCACAAGATTCTgctttaattaaaacatttagaAGATTCGAAGAAGGATCAGAATATGAAACAGTGACTTTGAAGTGGTGCACACCACGAGGGTGCAGTGCAGCAGAAATGCAAAATTGCACAGCCATGCATAGAATCACACCTGTAGATGTAAATAGTAGACCTTCCTCTTGTTTGATCAACTTTTTGCTGAATGGTAGATCAGTAATGTTGGAAATGGCCAGGAAGAGTGGTGGAAAAACTATTTCTCATTTACTTGCTGCACACGGTGgggaaatttttatacatacattatcAACCGCTAGAAGTGTATTAGAAGATCCACCTTCCATTAGCGAAGGTTGTGGTGGCCGTGTCACTGATTACAGAATAact GATTTTGGAAGATTGATGAGGAATAATGTATTGGTGCCTTTAAAAAGAAGTACAAACTGTAATACCGAAGGTCCAGCAGAAAAGATGAGATCCAGATTAGAACGACATACGAAATATTGGCCAATTACTATTTCTAGTACACTTATGTTCAATCTGAAACAG TTAATAGATCCATTGCCAGATTTAATGGTAAAGGAAGAACTTACTGCAGAGGAGGTCGTACAGTGTAAACAGGTGATCTTCAGTTTATTGCAATTAGAAGCAAAACACGAAACCTTACCACTACCAAGTATAGGAGGTGGCCGTGGTGGGAAAGGTGGTGTACGCAGGGAAGAACACTACAGGCTGCTGTGGGGAGAATTAGAAACATTCTTAAAGCACCATTCGAATAATTCTGCTGCACATTCTGAAGTTCTAACTTGTCTCCTCGAAGTACGAAGCAAAGATGACAAAGATAAAGTCGAATTGGATCAGGCGTTGCGCGAATTAGATGG ATTTGGCAAAGAAGATGTAACTGCTCGAGCTAGCGTAATAAGAGCAACAACCGATTCACCGATGTCGCCACCGCCAAGTACATCAATGTCACTCGGAAAACAACTCCACAAGGGTAGTCTCCATGCGCCTAAAAGTTTGTTAGATATTTGGTTGCAAAGAAGTGGTCCTAAGGAGAAGAAACCTGATTTCCATGGAAGAGTGAATAGTGATGGTCCCAAGGCAAAACTATATCCCAACTTAAAAGAGACTGGGCGAGAGCCACGCGAGCCTATCTTGGAAGGCTAA